From the Verrucomicrobiota bacterium genome, the window AGAGTCGCGCGATGCCTTCTACCAATCCGATTCGTTTCGCAACTGGGAATCGCACGTCGAGGGATTCGTAGAAGGACCAGCGGAGCACAGGGAACTCCACGGACTCGAAGCGTTCTTTCGGGAGGGAGGCACCAGCCCGCCTCCACCGGTGTGGAAAATGGCTTTGGTCACCTGGATCGGTGTCAATCTGGTAACGACTCCTCTTCTTATGATCCTGATGCCGATCCTCGTCGGCACCTACGGCCTGCGATTTCCTTTCGACAACTTCGCCTTCAACATCTTTGTCGTCGCCGCACTCAGCTGGATTGTGATGCCGTTGATCGTAAAGCTCTCCGGAAAATGGCTGAGCAAACCACCCAAACCGATCATATCTTCACTAGACCCATCGACACCAAAACAACCGACGCTTTGGCAAAAGACTCTTAGACTGTTATTGTCGCCCCAAGTCGGGGAGTCGTTGAAAGACCGCTCCATCGCCCTCTTCGCTCTTTTTCTCGGAGTGACGACCTCGATCATTCACGGCTGGCCGAAGATAATTGGCGCAATCAACTACTTCACGACAGGCGAACCGTGGAGGGATATTGATCTGGTCGTCGCACTGGGACTGCCGTTTCCCGCTTTGATGGCGACAGTCGCTGGCCTGGTCCAGTTCATCTGCAGTCTGGCGGTCGCGACTGGCTTGCTGACTCGTCTCAACGCTCTCCTTGTGGCCTCGACTCTTGTTGTAGCACTCTACTGGAATGCTAGTCAAGGAGCGAGTAACGAAGTCGCATTGCTTTACTTTGTCGGCTTCGTTTTCCTCGCACTTACCAGCAGCGGGCGTCCAAGCCTGGATCTCATTTTGGAGCGAAGAGTGAAGCAATAGACGAGCACAACCAATGGATTCCTTCTCTCCGCTAAAAAACAAAGTCTTCCGATCCCTCTGGATCGCCACCGTCATTTCCAACGTCGGGCATTGGATGCACGAGGTAGGAGCCGCCTGGCTGATGACCGATTTGAGTGACTCGCCGCTCATGGTCGCGCTCGTCCAGACCTCCCTCACTCTACCATTCTTCTTCTTTGCGTTGCCTGCTGGCGTCCTCACCGACCTACTCGACCGCCGCAAATACCTCTTCGCCGTCCAGATCGGTGCCGCAATCGCTGCAGGTGCCCTCGCCATTGTCGGACTCACCATCGGTTACACTCCGGCTACTCTTTTGGCGTTTTCCTTCCTTCTAGGGCTCGCTACAGCGATGACCGCACCTGCGTGGCAAGCCGTCGTTCCCGAGCTGGTCGATAAGTCGGAACTCCCCAAGGC encodes:
- a CDS encoding DoxX family membrane protein — its product is MIHCLITRKVQRGKEADFEAAIRSFFSESIADANTTGAQLVTPLEDEKSNHYGILRSFPDEESRDAFYQSDSFRNWESHVEGFVEGPAEHRELHGLEAFFREGGTSPPPPVWKMALVTWIGVNLVTTPLLMILMPILVGTYGLRFPFDNFAFNIFVVAALSWIVMPLIVKLSGKWLSKPPKPIISSLDPSTPKQPTLWQKTLRLLLSPQVGESLKDRSIALFALFLGVTTSIIHGWPKIIGAINYFTTGEPWRDIDLVVALGLPFPALMATVAGLVQFICSLAVATGLLTRLNALLVASTLVVALYWNASQGASNEVALLYFVGFVFLALTSSGRPSLDLILERRVKQ